Part of the Planococcus plakortidis genome is shown below.
TTGAACATATTGAGGAATTGAAGCCGGCGCAAAGAAGGAAAATCGAGGAAGACCGGGACATGCTCGCGCTATCGAAAAAGCTGGCGGTCATCAAAGATGACCTCCAGCTCGATGTGGCACTCGAGGAAATTGCCGTGCCCGATTATTCTTCTGATCTGGTGAGGATATGCGATGAGCGGGAATTCCGCTTGCTCGCAAGGCTTTTGGAAAAATCATTCACCTGACTTGGAAACCGGTGAAATCCGGATGAAACTCAATACGCCCTGGTTTTCACGTAACGACACCGCCCGCAGCTTGCTCGGGCGGTTTTTTTGTCCGTTGTCATGGATAAGCAGCAGCAAATCACCTTCAGTCTCCTCATAGCCGATGAGCGGCACCCAGTGATAGGCGAACGTCGTTGCTTGGCGCCAGCGCAGCGAAAAATAGCGATCGAACTTTACGGCAAGCGGATAGCCCGCGTCCAGTTGCCGTTTGATTTGTTCGAGGGAGCGGATCCGCTGGATGTCATATCTTGGGCCCACCAGTTTTCTCAATCGCCGGATCAGGCAAAAGGCGCTCAATCCAATCGGCGTTGCCCCAAGCAATTTATAAAGCGGCCCGATTCCCGGCGCTTGGCCTTCGTGATAGCGAAGGATGGAGGCGACTGTGACCGGCCCGCATGCAGAAGCACGATAAGGAGAGGGAACATCCCCGGCATATTGGCTCATGGCTTGAAAAGGCAGCAGCACTTTCATCTGGCTTCCTCCTTATGGGCGGTTCAGCGCAGCTTGGCTTCTTGTTCGTCGAGCAAAGCTTGCAAGGCGCTGCGGAAAGTCGTATAGACTTCCAGATCGACATGGATCCCGGCGTGGACGATTTCCCTGACGAAACGCGGGTTAAAGCCCACGTAAATCCCGCGCAAGCCCATCAGTTTCAATGCGCTGTTCAATTGTGTCAATTCGAGTGCGAGTTCATTGAAATCGAAAGACTGGACGTCTTGCATCGTTACGCCTGTAAAGTCGAAGACCACTTGTTCTGTATCGCGGTTGTTGTCGGCATAATCGAGCACTTTTGTCCGGATCGTCTCGAAACGGTCGCGGAAGATATATCCGGCAATGGGGACGAGAATGGTATTTGGGACAATCGACGGGATGATCGGTGCAGACATATTGTAAATGACGTCTTGGTAGTACGCCACAAGATCTTGCAATTCCTTGATTTCTTGTTGTGGATCCATTTCGGCACCTCTGTTTTTTAGTAGTCGTGATCGTTTCTGGCTTGTGTTTTTACGCGTTTTGTTCTTCCAGGAAGTGGATGACGGAATCAGGCGTTTTGGCGTGTGCGCTGTGTAGGTGCGCAAGTTTTTCGCCATCCTTGAAAATCAGCAGGCTAGGGATGCCCATCACTTCATATTGCTCTGCAATTTCCGGCAACTCGTCGCGGTTTACGTCAAACCATTGGTAGTTGTCGTATTGTTCGATGATCGGGTCGATGAACATATCCATGCGGGTGCAATCAGGGCACCAGCCGGCTTGGAACTTCACGATGACCGGCTGGCCGTTTTGGATTGTATCGTTAAATTGTTCAGTGGTTTTTAGGGATTTCATAAAAAAGCCTCCTTTAATAGTCTTTTTAATCTTACCCTTTTTTTGCTTTGTCTCCAAGCGCTTGAAGAAAAGCGGGAGAAAAATCTTCCGATTAAATATTGCGAAAATAGGAAAAATAATTTACACTAAGAACGAGAAGGAAAACATTTCTTTTTTTTACCCAGAAAATGAATGAGTGTTCATTCAAAAATAGGAGGGTTTGCTCGTGTCATACAAAATTAAAAAAGCGGCAGTGCTCGGTTCTGGCGTCATGGGATCGGGAATTGCAGCTCATCTAGCCAACATTGGAATTCCGGTCATGCTGCTCGATATTGTGCCGAAAGAAACGACGCAAGAAGAACAAGCGAAAGGGTTGACGCTCGAAGACAAAGCCGTCCGCAACCGGATTGCAGCGGGGGCCACTCAAAAGCTATTGAAACAAAAGCCTGCCCCGCTGACACAAAAGAAAAACTTGCAGCTAATTACCCCAGGCAACTTGGAAGACGATCTCGAGAAACTATCCGAAGTGGATTGGATCATCGAAGTCATCGTCGAAAACCTGGATATCAAGAAATCACTCTATGAAAAGGTGGATGCGGTCAGAAAGCCCGGCACCATCATTTCCTCCAATACATCAGGCATCAGCATCAATGCGATGTCAGAAGGGCGCTCGGAAGATTTCCAGAAGCATTTCCTCGGTACCCATTTCTTCAACCCGCCGCGCTATTTGAAACTGCTTGAAGTCATTCCGGCAGATACGACAGCTCCGGAAGTCGTCGAATTCATGCAGCAATTCGGCGAAGATCGCTTAGGCAAAGGCGTTGTTTTGGCAAAAGATACACCGAACTTCATCGCCAACCGCATTGGTACATACGGCTTGCTCGTCACCGTGCGTGAAATGCAAAACCGCGGCTATTCAGTCGGCGAAGTAGATTCCGTTACCGGCCCATTGATCGGCCGCCCGAAATCCGCTACATTCCGCACGCTGGACGTCGTCGGGCTCGACACGTTCATGCACGTAGCAAAAAACGTCTACGACCAAACCGAAGGCGAAGAACAGCAGGTGTTCAAAACGCCTGATTTCATGAAGAATATGGTGGAAAATGGCTGGATCGGCGCCAAAGCGAAGCAAGGCTTTTTCCAGAAAAAAGACAAGGAAATCCTCGAACTCGACCCCGAAACGATGGAATACCGCCCATCCCAAAAATTGAAAACGCCTTCACAGGAAATGGCTAAGCAACAAAAGGGCTTATCCGCAAAAATGAAGACGCTCGTGTATGCGGATGACCGCACAGGCGAATTGCTGTGGAGCATCCTCGCTCCGACACTCGTCTATTCCG
Proteins encoded:
- a CDS encoding thioredoxin family protein; translation: MKSLKTTEQFNDTIQNGQPVIVKFQAGWCPDCTRMDMFIDPIIEQYDNYQWFDVNRDELPEIAEQYEVMGIPSLLIFKDGEKLAHLHSAHAKTPDSVIHFLEEQNA
- a CDS encoding C39 family peptidase translates to MKVLLPFQAMSQYAGDVPSPYRASACGPVTVASILRYHEGQAPGIGPLYKLLGATPIGLSAFCLIRRLRKLVGPRYDIQRIRSLEQIKRQLDAGYPLAVKFDRYFSLRWRQATTFAYHWVPLIGYEETEGDLLLLIHDNGQKNRPSKLRAVSLRENQGVLSFIRISPVSKSGE
- a CDS encoding STAS domain-containing protein produces the protein MDPQQEIKELQDLVAYYQDVIYNMSAPIIPSIVPNTILVPIAGYIFRDRFETIRTKVLDYADNNRDTEQVVFDFTGVTMQDVQSFDFNELALELTQLNSALKLMGLRGIYVGFNPRFVREIVHAGIHVDLEVYTTFRSALQALLDEQEAKLR